From a single Lewinella sp. LCG006 genomic region:
- a CDS encoding WG repeat-containing protein translates to MWRLPFFLLLLVFIISACQADPAPSEGKEAPLPDLAADYQDNPYTWGFADRDGELAIRNNFDEVRAFAEGLALVRKDGRWHYINKSGQFSMSKSFRAAWPFSEARARAQADEGKFGFINTRGEWIIAPDYEELTDFNNQRAAFRRGDLYGYLNPEGEVVIEPQYTKAGPFANGQAVVRKDDQYGIIDQQGKVIIDFQYEQLKPFVAGLARAREQGRYGYLSPKGKWLIPPRYRQAADFNEGLAAVAEEERWGLIDKKGEWKVAPQYDQLFYAGENRWIAANAAKYQLLDDEGNELLQKSLDEIHSFSDGLAAYRDLELWGYLRPDGSILSSPRYYLAWAFTEGLARVATDRGLTYIDTSGFLLFSPKSYYLEVRDYSEGLAPVQVYE, encoded by the coding sequence ATGTGGCGTTTACCGTTCTTTTTACTGCTGCTTGTATTTATCATAAGTGCCTGTCAGGCTGACCCTGCACCGAGCGAAGGGAAGGAGGCTCCCCTACCCGACCTTGCTGCCGACTACCAAGACAATCCCTACACCTGGGGCTTTGCTGATCGTGACGGAGAGCTGGCGATTCGCAACAACTTTGATGAGGTTCGTGCCTTTGCAGAAGGACTGGCACTGGTGCGCAAAGATGGCCGCTGGCATTATATCAATAAGTCGGGGCAATTCTCCATGAGCAAAAGTTTCCGGGCAGCGTGGCCTTTTTCTGAGGCGCGCGCACGGGCACAAGCGGATGAAGGTAAATTCGGCTTTATTAACACCCGGGGAGAATGGATCATTGCGCCTGATTATGAAGAACTTACCGACTTTAATAACCAAAGGGCAGCATTCCGTAGAGGCGACCTATACGGCTACCTCAACCCGGAAGGCGAGGTGGTGATTGAGCCCCAATATACCAAAGCCGGCCCCTTTGCCAATGGGCAGGCCGTGGTACGAAAAGACGATCAATACGGCATCATCGATCAGCAAGGTAAAGTCATCATTGATTTTCAATACGAACAACTCAAACCCTTTGTGGCAGGGCTGGCTCGTGCCAGAGAACAGGGGCGCTACGGCTATCTTTCTCCCAAAGGCAAATGGTTGATCCCTCCGCGCTATCGTCAGGCTGCTGATTTCAACGAGGGCCTGGCCGCTGTAGCGGAAGAAGAACGATGGGGTTTGATCGACAAAAAAGGAGAATGGAAAGTAGCTCCTCAGTACGACCAGCTCTTTTATGCTGGTGAAAACCGCTGGATAGCTGCCAACGCCGCCAAGTACCAACTGCTAGACGACGAAGGCAATGAGCTATTGCAAAAATCATTGGACGAGATTCACTCCTTTAGTGATGGCCTCGCTGCTTATCGCGACCTTGAACTTTGGGGCTATCTCCGCCCCGATGGTTCGATCCTGAGCTCACCTCGCTATTATCTGGCCTGGGCCTTTACCGAAGGATTGGCAAGAGTAGCTACTGATCGTGGGCTTACTTACATTGATACCAGTGGGTTTCTGCTTTTTAGCCCCAAGTCTTATTATCTAGAGGTGCGGGATTATAGTGAAGGTTTGGCGCCGGTGCAGGTGTATGAGTAG
- the purE gene encoding 5-(carboxyamino)imidazole ribonucleotide mutase: MISIIMGSDSDLPIMRQAADVLEELGLAFELTIVSAHRTPERMFSFAQGAHERGIQVIIAGAGGAAHLPGMVASLSPLPVIGVPIKSSNSIDGWDSMLSILQMPNGVPVATVAVNAAKNAGILAAQILGAQDIAIRQRLIDYKKSMAEGVAIKYDQLEAKGYKAYLEEKK; encoded by the coding sequence ATGATCAGCATAATAATGGGTTCAGATTCGGATTTACCGATCATGCGGCAAGCTGCCGACGTACTGGAAGAGCTGGGGCTCGCCTTTGAGTTGACCATCGTATCGGCACACCGGACGCCGGAGCGGATGTTTTCTTTTGCCCAAGGGGCGCACGAGCGCGGCATCCAGGTGATTATTGCCGGAGCAGGCGGTGCAGCGCATCTGCCTGGGATGGTGGCCTCTTTGTCGCCACTGCCGGTGATTGGGGTGCCGATCAAGTCGTCCAATTCTATTGACGGGTGGGATTCGATGCTTTCGATCTTGCAGATGCCCAATGGTGTACCAGTGGCTACGGTGGCCGTCAATGCGGCAAAGAATGCAGGTATACTGGCAGCACAAATTTTGGGAGCGCAGGACATCGCCATTCGTCAGCGATTGATAGACTACAAAAAGTCGATGGCCGAAGGAGTGGCGATAAAATACGACCAACTGGAAGCTAAAGGGTACAAAGCGTATCTTGAGGAGAAAAAGTAA
- a CDS encoding 5-(carboxyamino)imidazole ribonucleotide synthase, protein MTDHIAKVFNGETTLGILGGGQLGKMMALPAANWHLPYWILDKDETVSAAPYATRFVAGDFRKEEDVLRFGRQVDVLTIEIEHVHTGALHQLVKEGVIVHPAPDVLDIIKDKGAQKLFYQKHQLPSSPFILLDNEDAIQQAVEDGRIQLPFVQKSRTGGYDGRGVTVIKTPDDLANNLLPGPALIEELVDIEKELAVVVARNADGEMKSFPVVEMVFDPVANLVDYLLAPAQITQELEQKAIALAEKTAAAYGLSGLLAVELFLTKSGELLINEVAPRPHNSGHHTIESCLTSQFEQHLRGVLNLPLGDTRLLQTAVMLNILGEPGASGPANYSGMKEVLSIPDVFVHLYGKKETRPFRKMGHVTIMAANPQEALLKAEQVKAALKCGEK, encoded by the coding sequence ATGACTGACCATATTGCCAAAGTTTTTAACGGGGAGACCACACTTGGCATCCTGGGCGGTGGCCAACTCGGTAAAATGATGGCCCTGCCTGCTGCTAATTGGCACCTGCCTTACTGGATACTGGATAAAGACGAGACGGTATCGGCAGCTCCTTACGCGACTCGCTTTGTGGCGGGTGATTTTCGTAAAGAAGAAGATGTGCTGCGCTTTGGCCGCCAGGTAGACGTGCTCACCATTGAGATTGAGCACGTGCATACGGGGGCTTTGCACCAGTTGGTGAAGGAAGGAGTGATCGTACATCCAGCCCCTGATGTGCTGGACATCATCAAAGACAAAGGGGCGCAAAAGTTGTTTTACCAAAAACACCAGCTTCCCAGTTCGCCTTTCATACTGCTGGATAACGAAGATGCTATCCAGCAAGCTGTTGAGGACGGTCGTATTCAATTGCCTTTTGTGCAAAAAAGCCGAACGGGCGGCTATGATGGCCGTGGGGTAACGGTGATAAAAACACCCGATGACCTGGCCAACAACCTGCTTCCTGGTCCAGCCTTGATTGAAGAATTGGTCGATATAGAAAAGGAGCTGGCAGTAGTGGTAGCGCGTAATGCCGATGGTGAAATGAAGTCATTCCCAGTGGTGGAAATGGTCTTCGATCCCGTTGCTAACCTCGTAGATTATCTGCTCGCGCCCGCCCAAATCACCCAGGAGCTGGAGCAAAAAGCCATTGCACTGGCAGAAAAGACGGCGGCAGCCTACGGGTTGAGTGGATTGCTGGCTGTAGAATTGTTCCTGACCAAAAGCGGTGAGTTGCTCATCAACGAAGTAGCTCCACGACCTCACAACAGCGGCCACCACACCATAGAAAGCTGCCTGACAAGTCAGTTTGAGCAACATCTGCGCGGCGTACTCAACCTGCCGCTGGGAGACACGCGACTGTTACAAACAGCAGTAATGCTCAACATTCTGGGTGAGCCAGGTGCCAGTGGGCCCGCCAACTACAGCGGCATGAAGGAAGTGCTGAGCATCCCGGATGTGTTTGTGCATTTGTACGGAAAAAAGGAAACGAGGCCCTTCCGGAAAATGGGGCATGTGACGATCATGGCCGCTAACCCACAGGAAGCACTGTTAAAGGCGGAACAGGTCAAAGCTGCGCTGAAGTGTGGGGAGAAGTAG
- a CDS encoding glycosyl hydrolase has translation MKQSSSVWQTRRQDLLTQMQHAGASWLGFTEPTLCGRAGVRLHEKHPSSSELQAESTSDLIFHKAEYAAQQLALGIAPAAAHIHLPRLVQYDLAHVVEGLPETRARAAEDQQHSFLQRQPAFEVLVEHLTAFHQEGVVPVLVWHAFHPVHGDKSIYEMPGVDPFAATKTDEEPALLVSLAKHLHLSAAEWPSSLTETQRQVLTTMQAKLQRIADFANSLAEEGIVAIFRPYHEANGHWFWWAIDRFSDNPNEAAELFWKLWKNTRTYLETTCGVQNLVYAWSPNIAGSWFQEEADLVSLYTRGIHPEAIDILGIDCYANNLSAKKEALLSHRREVLLKGLEVIAALRRAFPDKPVGFTELGLRYHELLKDDVATAKMGEPSRGGGTLNEPFFKRFSQFATYPPHFTIFWRNEPHSLEFPLAGLSPEMEQEVRGMYTYFDTLVRAL, from the coding sequence ATGAAACAATCTTCCTCCGTTTGGCAAACTCGTCGCCAGGATCTTTTAACCCAAATGCAGCACGCCGGAGCCAGTTGGCTAGGCTTTACCGAGCCCACCCTGTGTGGCCGAGCGGGCGTTCGCCTGCACGAAAAGCATCCATCTAGTAGTGAGCTTCAGGCAGAAAGCACCTCCGATTTGATCTTCCACAAGGCAGAGTACGCCGCTCAGCAGTTGGCTTTGGGTATTGCTCCCGCGGCTGCTCATATCCACTTGCCACGGCTGGTACAGTACGATTTGGCACACGTGGTGGAGGGGCTTCCCGAAACCAGAGCGCGGGCAGCAGAGGACCAGCAGCATAGTTTCCTGCAACGTCAGCCAGCTTTCGAGGTCTTGGTCGAGCACCTCACGGCTTTTCATCAAGAGGGAGTTGTCCCTGTTTTGGTCTGGCATGCCTTTCATCCCGTCCACGGCGACAAGAGCATCTACGAAATGCCAGGCGTCGATCCTTTTGCGGCTACCAAGACGGATGAAGAGCCTGCGCTATTGGTGAGCTTGGCGAAGCACCTGCATTTATCCGCTGCGGAGTGGCCCTCTAGCCTCACGGAGACACAACGGCAAGTGCTGACGACCATGCAAGCCAAGCTGCAGCGGATCGCCGATTTTGCGAATTCTCTGGCGGAAGAAGGAATCGTGGCCATTTTTCGACCTTACCACGAAGCCAACGGCCACTGGTTTTGGTGGGCCATCGATCGTTTTTCGGACAATCCGAACGAAGCTGCGGAGCTGTTCTGGAAACTGTGGAAAAATACCCGCACGTATCTGGAAACAACCTGCGGTGTCCAAAACCTGGTTTACGCCTGGTCACCAAATATCGCTGGCAGTTGGTTCCAAGAAGAGGCGGATTTAGTCAGCCTATACACCAGGGGCATCCATCCCGAAGCGATAGATATCTTGGGTATTGACTGCTACGCCAATAACCTGAGTGCCAAAAAGGAGGCCCTATTGAGCCATCGTCGCGAGGTACTCCTGAAAGGTCTGGAGGTGATAGCCGCCCTGCGACGTGCTTTCCCGGATAAGCCCGTTGGTTTCACCGAGTTGGGCCTGCGCTACCACGAACTTTTGAAAGACGATGTAGCTACCGCAAAAATGGGTGAGCCCTCTCGCGGCGGCGGTACTTTGAACGAACCCTTCTTCAAACGCTTTTCGCAATTTGCTACCTATCCGCCACATTTTACCATCTTCTGGCGCAATGAGCCTCATTCCCTGGAGTTCCCCCTGGCAGGGCTATCTCCTGAAATGGAGCAAGAGGTAAGAGGGATGTACACTTATTTTGATACATTGGTGCGGGCGCTTTAA
- a CDS encoding dienelactone hydrolase family protein, whose amino-acid sequence MKAFYILFFTGAMFFITACGADNTPATDEATTEEATIEPKIVGEEVSYKADTTEMIGYIAYDENATGKRPGILVVHEWWGHNDYVRKRAKMLAELGYVALAVDMYGDGKQADHPDDAGKFAMSVMQNFPTAEARFNAALEVLKNHPKVASEEIGAIGYCFGGGVVLSMANTGADLDAVASFHGSLGLPVMPEKGKTTAKVLVLNGAADPFVTPEQIAAYTAAMDKAGADYQFVNYEGAVHAFTSQGADAYGEKFDLPLAYNKEADEKSWEAMKALFSEVFKK is encoded by the coding sequence ATGAAAGCCTTTTACATCCTGTTTTTCACAGGAGCAATGTTTTTTATTACGGCCTGCGGTGCAGATAATACTCCTGCTACTGATGAAGCCACCACAGAAGAAGCGACAATAGAGCCCAAAATTGTGGGCGAAGAAGTAAGCTATAAAGCGGATACCACCGAGATGATCGGTTATATCGCTTACGACGAAAATGCTACCGGAAAGCGTCCCGGTATTTTGGTTGTTCATGAATGGTGGGGCCACAACGACTACGTGCGTAAACGCGCCAAAATGTTGGCAGAACTTGGTTACGTAGCTTTGGCCGTAGACATGTACGGCGATGGCAAGCAAGCGGATCACCCCGATGATGCTGGTAAATTTGCCATGAGCGTCATGCAGAATTTTCCTACAGCAGAAGCGCGCTTCAACGCTGCGCTGGAAGTACTGAAAAACCATCCCAAAGTAGCTAGTGAAGAGATTGGTGCTATTGGTTACTGCTTCGGTGGAGGCGTGGTGCTGTCGATGGCGAATACCGGAGCTGACCTGGACGCAGTGGCCTCATTCCACGGTAGCTTGGGTTTACCGGTGATGCCGGAAAAAGGTAAAACGACCGCTAAAGTCTTGGTTTTGAATGGTGCTGCTGATCCTTTCGTTACCCCTGAACAAATTGCGGCCTACACCGCAGCCATGGACAAAGCTGGAGCCGATTATCAATTCGTCAATTACGAAGGCGCGGTACACGCGTTTACGAGCCAGGGTGCCGACGCTTACGGCGAAAAATTTGACCTACCGCTGGCCTACAACAAAGAAGCCGACGAGAAATCGTGGGAAGCGATGAAGGCACTCTTTTCAGAGGTTTTTAAGAAGTAG
- a CDS encoding gliding motility-associated C-terminal domain-containing protein, with protein MFLISNKCAFRKSLLRVSSRTALLFFLCVSMLPSDAQVCNGSLGPIIFVEDFGSGPNPGPELPAGFTTYTFGLGAGGRYYVTNDSGQNGALWHSAPDHTPNDTDGYMLLFDASDDAGVFFQTDLENLCPNTNYVFSCYVANIVVPTACGGNSREPDLRFTLFDSTTGTSLGTITTGSIPVSTTLEWNEYGITFRTGQMQTSMQIVVTNNAPGGCGNDLVIDDFSLRLCNPLTEQVFDLCDLPGGIIEVGSNTYSSAGTYEDLIPLLNSCNDSTVITTLVGENPVLPTINITFCSGDSVSVGGQVYYNSINFTDTLDMSGPCPMLQPYQIVSQEPQNIVNDVFLCFGESLLVGTNTYTAAGTYIDSLTTAAGCDSIVITNIATAGIDVALNVSDLTLELGATIALQATSSLSNDPGFSWAPPEAFSCSDCPNPVFQPLQSGIYTLTGIDQPSGCTDSLAFNVEVLPCTKVFIPNVFSPNQDGVNDHFQVFAKSCYSNIQEIRIFDRWGGLVYETFDQAPNSTTGLWNGKIGGKVAPAGIYVYTMTLEVLDGTTQQRSGEVLVVY; from the coding sequence ATGTTCCTAATCAGCAATAAATGCGCTTTTAGAAAGTCTTTACTTCGTGTTTCTTCCAGAACAGCCCTTCTCTTTTTCCTGTGTGTGTCTATGCTTCCTAGCGATGCGCAAGTATGCAATGGAAGCTTAGGCCCCATCATTTTTGTAGAAGATTTTGGCAGTGGCCCCAATCCGGGTCCGGAACTGCCGGCGGGATTTACGACTTACACCTTTGGGTTGGGCGCTGGCGGCCGTTATTATGTCACCAACGACAGTGGTCAAAATGGTGCCCTTTGGCACAGCGCACCCGATCATACTCCCAATGATACCGATGGGTACATGTTGCTTTTTGATGCTTCGGATGATGCAGGTGTGTTTTTTCAGACGGACCTGGAGAACCTTTGTCCCAATACGAATTATGTTTTCAGTTGCTACGTAGCTAATATTGTGGTGCCTACGGCATGTGGCGGCAACAGTAGGGAGCCAGATCTGCGCTTTACCCTTTTTGATTCGACCACGGGAACATCATTAGGCACCATTACTACGGGAAGTATTCCGGTAAGCACTACGCTGGAATGGAACGAATATGGTATTACTTTTCGCACGGGTCAAATGCAAACCAGCATGCAAATAGTGGTAACAAACAATGCTCCCGGCGGATGTGGCAATGATTTGGTGATTGATGATTTTAGCTTACGTCTGTGTAATCCCTTGACGGAACAAGTATTTGATTTGTGCGATCTCCCTGGAGGAATTATCGAGGTAGGAAGTAATACTTATTCCTCCGCAGGCACCTATGAAGATTTGATTCCTTTGTTGAATTCTTGTAATGATAGTACCGTTATTACCACCCTTGTCGGCGAAAACCCGGTGTTGCCTACGATAAATATAACCTTCTGTTCCGGGGATAGCGTAAGTGTAGGAGGCCAGGTTTATTACAACAGTATCAACTTTACCGACACCTTGGATATGTCGGGACCTTGTCCGATGCTCCAACCTTATCAGATCGTTAGCCAGGAACCACAAAACATTGTCAACGATGTCTTCCTGTGTTTTGGCGAAAGCTTGCTGGTAGGTACGAATACTTACACCGCAGCAGGCACATACATAGACAGCCTCACGACGGCAGCGGGCTGTGACAGTATAGTCATTACTAACATAGCAACTGCGGGCATTGATGTTGCACTCAATGTGAGCGATCTAACCCTGGAATTGGGCGCAACCATAGCCCTACAAGCAACGAGTAGTTTGAGCAACGATCCCGGTTTTTCTTGGGCTCCACCGGAGGCCTTTTCTTGTAGCGACTGCCCGAACCCCGTTTTTCAGCCATTGCAGAGCGGCATCTATACCCTTACAGGCATTGACCAGCCCTCAGGCTGCACCGATAGTCTTGCCTTTAATGTGGAGGTTTTGCCCTGTACCAAGGTATTTATCCCCAACGTCTTCAGCCCGAACCAGGATGGCGTGAATGATCACTTTCAGGTGTTTGCCAAATCCTGCTATTCCAACATCCAGGAAATCCGCATCTTCGACCGCTGGGGCGGATTGGTCTACGAGACTTTTGATCAGGCTCCCAATTCGACTACCGGCCTCTGGAATGGTAAGATTGGTGGGAAAGTTGCTCCGGCCGGGATTTACGTTTACACGATGACTTTGGAAGTCTTGGACGGTACCACCCAGCAGCGAAGTGGGGAGGTGTTGGTGGTGTATTGA
- a CDS encoding ThuA domain-containing protein has product MKRFFLLLLKSSSFLLLLAVLCFYSCDAPGGPPRVLVFSKTDGYRHASIPKGQEAIRKLGEVNGFLVDTTEDATLINEENLQQYAAVIFLSTTEDVLDDTQEADFQRYIQAGRGFVGIHAATDTEYQWGWFNRLVGAQFASHPKIQEAHITCVDSTHISTQHLPHDWVRTDEWYNFKNLYSKVNVLLNLDETSYTGGTNGAEHPIAWYHEYDGGRAWYTALGHTEESYEEEAFLQHLLGGIQYAIGENKPYQLENISAQRRPEDNRVERTMLIQGQLTEPTEFTILPNLDMLVVERRGEIKYYATGSNQLRSLGKLDVYFEAEVEGVNAEEGLMGVQASPDFAQTGHVFMYYSPADTSVNRLSRFTFRGDSLDFASEKIVLEVASDRNICCHTGGSIAFSGDGKYLFLSTGDNSTPFDESGQQFVNKGYAPLDERPGHEPYDARRSSGNTNDLRGKILRIEVQPDGSYTIPEGNLFPEGTPQTRPEIYVMGNRNPYRISVDAKNGNLYWGEVGPDARIDNAETRGPRGYDEVNQAKAAGFFGWPLFVGNNYAYHQYNYNNGVAGPAYDPQAPINDSRNNTGLQQLPPAQPAFIWYPYGESEEFPAVGSGGRNAMAGPVYYPDLYAEATRYPNYYKGKLFIYDWIRNWILLTSMHEDGTLDKLEPFLPEEEFHNIIDMEVGPDGRIYLLEYGSGWFSRNPDAGISRIDFYPGNRPPQIDSIFVNKLSGKLPFALEAELLVSDPEGQQLSYEWQVGYEVYETTEPHLSLTLEEEGNYQVSCRVKDTEGGLRLSETLLVYAGNEAPNVEVVVEGNQDIYFKGQPINYRVAVTDDDAVLEENLMIQTKYTRDVEVSEGHLQGIGNKVGESLIASLDCASCHKEREKSIGPSYQQIANRYREEKAATVYLSEKIIKGGGGVWGEAAMAPHPTISPAEAALIVEWILSVDAPASTVASLPREGTIIGGNPKSWQSTLQLWATYTDAPKEGIKPLTTSIAKVLRDNYFNVNEWEQGEGFRKGDWKEMEVWELLPQDGWLKLPGFDLTGVEHVNLDLFCNASSPLNYRFELRAGSPEGEVLASWEDEGKGRKNDRLHLESPLNKKAKVAADQPFYLVSKLLTPGSEQGQVAFGGLGVLPE; this is encoded by the coding sequence ATGAAAAGGTTTTTTCTATTGCTCCTGAAAAGTAGCAGTTTCCTATTGCTTTTAGCTGTTTTATGTTTCTATTCCTGCGATGCTCCTGGTGGGCCGCCGCGGGTATTGGTCTTCTCCAAAACGGATGGCTATCGCCACGCATCCATTCCCAAAGGGCAGGAGGCGATTCGCAAATTGGGAGAAGTCAACGGTTTTTTGGTAGATACTACGGAAGATGCTACCCTGATCAATGAAGAAAATTTGCAGCAATACGCAGCCGTCATTTTTCTGAGTACAACGGAAGATGTGCTGGATGATACCCAAGAGGCCGACTTTCAAAGATACATCCAGGCTGGCCGGGGTTTTGTGGGGATCCATGCGGCTACAGATACGGAGTACCAGTGGGGCTGGTTCAATCGCTTGGTGGGCGCGCAATTTGCCAGCCATCCCAAGATCCAGGAGGCGCACATTACTTGTGTCGATAGTACACATATTTCTACCCAGCACCTGCCGCATGATTGGGTGAGAACGGATGAGTGGTACAACTTTAAAAACTTGTACAGCAAAGTAAATGTCTTGCTGAACCTGGATGAAACATCGTACACGGGTGGGACAAACGGAGCAGAGCACCCCATCGCCTGGTACCACGAATACGATGGTGGCCGTGCCTGGTATACCGCCCTTGGGCATACCGAGGAGAGCTACGAGGAAGAAGCTTTTCTACAGCACCTTCTGGGAGGCATTCAGTATGCTATTGGTGAAAACAAACCTTATCAGTTGGAAAACATCTCGGCACAGCGGCGTCCCGAAGACAATAGGGTAGAGCGTACCATGCTCATCCAGGGCCAGTTGACGGAACCCACCGAGTTTACCATCTTGCCCAACCTGGATATGCTGGTGGTAGAGCGACGCGGAGAGATCAAATACTACGCTACAGGAAGCAACCAGTTACGCAGCTTAGGCAAGCTAGATGTGTATTTCGAAGCAGAGGTGGAGGGCGTCAACGCCGAAGAAGGCCTCATGGGGGTGCAGGCTTCGCCCGACTTTGCCCAAACAGGACACGTTTTTATGTACTACAGCCCGGCGGATACTTCCGTCAATCGGCTTTCGCGTTTTACCTTCCGAGGCGACAGTTTGGATTTTGCTAGCGAGAAAATCGTATTGGAGGTTGCTTCCGACCGCAATATCTGCTGCCATACCGGCGGCTCCATTGCTTTCAGCGGAGACGGTAAATACCTGTTCCTCTCCACGGGCGACAACTCCACGCCCTTCGACGAGAGCGGCCAACAGTTTGTCAATAAGGGCTACGCGCCACTGGATGAGCGCCCAGGACACGAGCCTTACGATGCCCGTCGTAGTTCAGGAAACACCAATGACTTGCGCGGCAAAATCCTACGCATTGAAGTTCAACCCGACGGCAGTTATACCATACCGGAAGGAAATCTCTTTCCCGAAGGCACACCACAAACCCGTCCAGAAATTTACGTGATGGGTAATCGGAATCCTTACCGCATTTCGGTGGATGCCAAGAACGGTAACCTCTACTGGGGGGAAGTAGGCCCGGATGCCCGCATTGATAATGCTGAGACCCGCGGGCCGCGTGGGTACGACGAAGTGAATCAGGCAAAAGCAGCGGGCTTCTTTGGCTGGCCTTTGTTTGTGGGCAACAACTACGCTTATCACCAGTACAATTACAATAATGGCGTGGCTGGGCCCGCTTATGACCCGCAAGCACCCATCAATGATTCGCGCAACAATACCGGACTACAGCAATTGCCGCCCGCACAGCCTGCCTTTATTTGGTACCCTTACGGAGAATCCGAGGAGTTTCCAGCTGTGGGCAGTGGTGGCCGCAACGCGATGGCTGGCCCGGTGTACTACCCCGACCTTTACGCCGAAGCGACTCGCTATCCTAATTATTATAAAGGGAAGCTTTTTATCTACGACTGGATTCGGAATTGGATACTGCTGACCAGCATGCACGAGGATGGTACTTTGGATAAGTTGGAGCCTTTCCTTCCGGAAGAAGAGTTTCACAATATCATTGACATGGAAGTAGGACCAGATGGTCGCATCTATTTGCTGGAATACGGAAGCGGCTGGTTTTCCAGAAATCCGGATGCGGGTATCTCCAGGATAGACTTTTACCCTGGTAACCGTCCACCACAGATCGATTCCATTTTTGTCAACAAACTTTCGGGTAAGCTGCCTTTTGCTTTAGAGGCGGAGCTGCTTGTTTCCGATCCAGAGGGACAGCAATTGAGCTACGAATGGCAGGTAGGTTATGAGGTTTACGAAACGACGGAGCCGCATTTGTCACTGACCCTGGAGGAAGAGGGCAATTACCAGGTCAGTTGTCGGGTAAAAGATACAGAAGGTGGCTTGCGCTTGAGCGAAACTTTGCTGGTTTATGCTGGCAATGAAGCCCCCAATGTAGAGGTGGTCGTGGAAGGAAACCAGGATATCTACTTCAAAGGGCAGCCGATTAATTACCGGGTAGCGGTCACCGATGATGACGCGGTGTTGGAGGAGAACTTAATGATCCAAACGAAATATACCCGTGATGTTGAAGTCTCAGAGGGGCACTTGCAAGGCATAGGAAACAAAGTAGGAGAAAGCCTAATAGCGAGCCTGGATTGTGCATCCTGCCATAAAGAGCGGGAAAAATCAATCGGCCCAAGCTACCAGCAGATCGCCAATCGCTATCGCGAGGAAAAAGCCGCCACGGTCTACCTGAGCGAAAAAATAATCAAAGGAGGAGGTGGTGTTTGGGGGGAAGCGGCTATGGCTCCTCACCCAACAATTTCTCCCGCCGAAGCTGCGCTGATTGTGGAATGGATACTCTCTGTTGATGCACCTGCTTCCACCGTAGCGTCTCTGCCAAGGGAGGGTACCATCATTGGGGGCAACCCCAAGTCTTGGCAGTCTACACTGCAACTTTGGGCCACCTATACGGATGCGCCCAAAGAAGGCATCAAGCCGCTGACAACGAGTATCGCCAAAGTGCTGCGGGATAATTACTTCAACGTCAACGAATGGGAACAAGGCGAAGGATTCCGCAAGGGTGATTGGAAAGAAATGGAAGTATGGGAGTTGTTGCCACAAGACGGCTGGCTGAAACTGCCCGGGTTTGATCTGACGGGGGTAGAACATGTAAATCTAGATTTGTTCTGCAATGCGTCTTCACCTTTGAATTATCGTTTTGAATTGCGGGCAGGCTCACCGGAAGGGGAGGTGTTGGCCAGTTGGGAAGACGAAGGCAAGGGTCGGAAGAATGATCGCCTCCACTTGGAGAGCCCGCTCAATAAAAAAGCAAAGGTAGCAGCAGATCAACCTTTTTACCTGGTATCCAAGTTACTAACACCCGGATCGGAGCAAGGGCAAGTTGCTTTTGGTGGGCTAGGAGTTTTGCCAGAGTAA